Proteins encoded by one window of Chromobacterium violaceum ATCC 12472:
- the tolQ gene encoding protein TolQ, with protein MSFISLILNASLLVQLVMAGLALTSLLSWALIFNKISVLRSAKRHSEEFERNFWSGADLNRLYEDVCRRSDTVGMERIFQSGFAEFLKLRGRSGAELSDIMDGSRRAMRAAAQRELDALDSHTSFLATVGSVSPYIGLFGTVWGIMHAFIGLGNAGQATLSTVAPGIAEALVATAIGLFAAIPAVVAYNRFATDVDRLATRFDTYMEEFSNILQRLATR; from the coding sequence ATTTCTTTCATCAGCCTGATCCTGAACGCCAGCCTGCTGGTGCAGCTGGTGATGGCCGGCCTGGCGCTGACGTCCTTGCTGTCGTGGGCGCTGATCTTCAACAAGATTTCGGTGCTGCGCTCGGCCAAGCGCCACAGCGAGGAGTTCGAGCGCAATTTCTGGAGCGGCGCCGACCTGAACCGCCTGTACGAGGATGTGTGCCGCCGCAGCGACACCGTGGGCATGGAGCGCATCTTCCAGTCGGGCTTCGCCGAGTTTCTGAAACTGCGCGGCCGCAGCGGCGCCGAGCTGTCCGACATCATGGACGGTTCCCGCCGCGCGATGCGGGCGGCGGCGCAGCGCGAGCTGGATGCGCTGGACAGCCACACCTCCTTCCTGGCGACCGTGGGTTCGGTCAGCCCCTATATCGGCCTGTTCGGCACCGTGTGGGGCATCATGCATGCCTTCATCGGCCTGGGGAACGCCGGCCAGGCGACGCTGAGTACCGTGGCGCCGGGCATCGCCGAAGCGCTGGTGGCCACCGCCATCGGCCTGTTCGCCGCGATTCCGGCGGTGGTGGCGTACAACCGCTTCGCCACCGACGTCGATCGTCTGGCCACGCGCTTCGACACCTATATGGAAGAGTTCTCCAACATCCTGCAGCGGCTGGCGACGCGTTAA
- a CDS encoding L-threonylcarbamoyladenylate synthase: MKSGSGPLPRLPGSRLQQRARKQLRDGGVIAYSTESCYGLGCRPLDARAIRRVLAIKARPNHKGLIVIAADFEQIRHLVKPLSAAQRAELARYWPGPYTFLLPASRRVPPALRGRHHKIAVRVTAHGEAAALCRRLGTALVSTSANRAGQQSLKTARACRMAFKDKVLTLPGRIGKRRKPSTIIDLESGRVLR; this comes from the coding sequence ATGAAGTCCGGTTCCGGTCCCTTGCCGCGCCTGCCTGGCAGCCGTCTGCAGCAACGGGCCCGCAAGCAGCTGCGCGACGGCGGCGTCATCGCCTATTCCACCGAATCCTGTTACGGTCTGGGGTGCCGTCCGCTCGATGCCCGCGCGATACGCCGCGTGCTGGCGATCAAGGCGCGGCCTAACCACAAGGGGCTGATCGTCATCGCCGCCGATTTCGAGCAGATCCGCCACCTGGTCAAACCGCTTTCCGCCGCGCAGCGCGCGGAACTGGCGCGCTATTGGCCCGGTCCATATACCTTTTTGCTGCCGGCGTCGCGGCGGGTGCCGCCGGCCCTGCGCGGCCGGCACCACAAGATCGCGGTGCGGGTGACCGCGCACGGCGAGGCGGCGGCCTTGTGCCGCCGGCTTGGCACGGCGCTGGTGTCCACTTCGGCCAACCGGGCCGGGCAGCAATCGCTGAAGACGGCGCGAGCCTGTCGAATGGCTTTCAAGGACAAGGTGCTGACGCTGCCGGGCCGCATCGGCAAGCGGCGCAAGCCATCGACCATCATCGATCTGGAGAGCGGCCGCGTATTGCGCTAG